Proteins found in one Pirellulales bacterium genomic segment:
- a CDS encoding metal-dependent transcriptional regulator has protein sequence MASLTVENYLKTIYQIGASQDGKPAATGQIATALAVSPGTVTSMLKTLSDSKLATYTPYEGARLTAAGKSLALRILRRHRLIELFLTKTLDLSWDEVHEEAENMEHAVSDLLVDRIDAFLGYPPVDPHGDPIPRADGSVVDESLRSLAECEVGAPFRLARVIDQSPEFLRYLSETGLPLGAVGRVKTNRAEAGIVTVVVDGEETTLGRPAAEKILVGAVEKAAARR, from the coding sequence TTGGCCAGTCTTACCGTCGAGAACTATCTGAAGACGATCTACCAGATCGGCGCTTCCCAGGATGGCAAGCCGGCCGCCACCGGGCAAATTGCGACGGCGCTCGCGGTTTCGCCCGGCACCGTGACGAGCATGCTGAAAACGCTCTCGGACAGCAAGCTGGCGACTTACACGCCCTACGAAGGAGCGCGGCTGACTGCGGCGGGCAAGAGCCTGGCTTTGCGCATCCTCCGCCGTCATCGTTTGATCGAGCTATTTCTCACCAAGACGCTCGACCTGAGCTGGGATGAGGTACACGAGGAAGCCGAGAACATGGAACACGCGGTCAGCGACCTGCTGGTTGACCGCATCGACGCCTTTCTCGGCTATCCGCCGGTCGACCCGCACGGCGATCCCATTCCGCGCGCCGACGGGTCGGTGGTGGACGAGTCGCTACGTTCGCTGGCCGAGTGCGAGGTTGGCGCGCCGTTTCGCCTGGCACGGGTGATCGACCAATCGCCCGAGTTTCTGCGCTATCTGAGCGAGACGGGTTTGCCGCTGGGCGCCGTGGGGCGCGTGAAGACGAATCGCGCCGAGGCCGGCATCGTTACCGTTGTCGTTGACGGCGAGGAAACGACGCTCGGGCGTCCGGCCGCGGAAAAGATTCTGGTGGGGGCGGTGGAAAAGGCGGCAGCCCGGCGATAG